Proteins from one Catenuloplanes atrovinosus genomic window:
- a CDS encoding ABC transporter permease, which translates to MRIRPVRLSVMDVLSLGTVGLRTRRMRAVLSALGIAVGIATMVAVTAIPESNERALMDELAALGPNLLQVSAADNPEQDFGLPPESVEMTGRIAPVTSVSAVANTHAVVRRSDLTDPRDGAGLAVLASRPDLLATLEVEMYSGHFLDRAGGEFPTVVLGSVAASRLGIPSVPSDGPPPQIMIGRSWFAVVGILATTPLSPEIDRAVLVGWEAARAELGFDGRPTVLYLRAQEAAIESVRAVLPATVHPGEPSRVRVTLPSDALFAKRATERTFSVLFVGLAMVALLVGGIGVANTMVISVLERRSEIGLRRALGANRGQIRVQFLTESVVLSALGGAAGTALGIAGSAGYAIHHDLPVVIPALAVAGSLGGAIVVGVIAGVYPSIRAARLAPTVALASA; encoded by the coding sequence CGCCACCATGGTCGCGGTCACCGCGATCCCGGAGTCGAACGAGCGCGCGCTGATGGACGAACTCGCCGCGCTCGGGCCGAACCTGTTGCAGGTCAGCGCGGCGGACAACCCGGAGCAGGACTTCGGGCTGCCGCCCGAATCCGTCGAGATGACCGGCCGGATCGCACCGGTGACGAGTGTGTCCGCGGTCGCGAACACCCATGCGGTGGTACGCCGCTCCGACCTCACCGATCCGCGCGACGGCGCCGGCCTGGCCGTGCTCGCCTCCCGCCCGGACCTGCTGGCCACGCTCGAGGTGGAGATGTACTCCGGGCACTTCCTGGACCGGGCCGGCGGGGAGTTCCCCACGGTGGTGCTGGGCTCGGTGGCGGCGTCCCGGCTGGGCATCCCGTCCGTACCGTCGGATGGTCCGCCGCCGCAGATCATGATCGGCCGGAGCTGGTTCGCGGTGGTCGGCATCCTGGCCACCACGCCGCTGTCCCCGGAGATCGACCGCGCCGTGCTGGTCGGCTGGGAGGCGGCCCGGGCCGAACTGGGCTTCGACGGCCGCCCGACGGTGCTCTACCTGCGGGCGCAGGAGGCGGCGATCGAGTCGGTGCGCGCGGTGCTGCCCGCCACGGTCCACCCGGGCGAGCCGAGCCGGGTACGGGTCACGCTCCCGTCCGACGCGCTGTTCGCCAAGCGCGCCACCGAGCGGACCTTCTCCGTGCTGTTCGTGGGCCTGGCCATGGTGGCGCTGCTGGTCGGCGGCATCGGCGTGGCGAACACCATGGTGATCTCGGTGCTCGAACGCCGCTCCGAGATCGGCCTGCGCCGCGCGCTGGGGGCCAACCGCGGCCAGATCCGCGTCCAGTTCCTCACCGAGTCCGTGGTGCTGTCCGCGCTCGGCGGCGCGGCCGGCACCGCGCTCGGCATCGCCGGCAGCGCCGGGTACGCGATCCACCACGACCTGCCGGTGGTCATCCCGGCGCTCGCGGTGGCGGGCTCGCTCGGCGGCGCGATCGTGGTCGGCGTGATCGCCGGTGTCTACCCCTCCATCCGCGCGGCCCGGCTGGCGCCGACCGTCGCGCTCGCCTCCGCCTGA